TACCCGCGTTTTTCGGGCGGCGCACTCTCGCTGATCATCAATACGCCGCCGCCCCATTCGCCACCCGATGCAATGCCTTGCAGCAGCCGCAACACGACGAGCGCGACTGGCGACCAGATGCCGACCTGCGCATACGTCGGTAGCAGGCCGATCGCGAACGTTGCGATGCCCATGATGAGCAGCGTCCATACGAGCGATGCCTTGCGCCCATAGCGGTCGCCGATGTGCCCGAACACGATGCCGCCCACCGGTCTCGCGACGAAACCCATCGCGAACGCCGCAAATGCGCCGAGCGTGCCGATCAGCGGATCGGCTCCCGCAGGAAAGAACAACTGCCCGAATACGAGCGCTGCAGCCGTGCCATAGACGAAGAAGTCGTACCACTCCATCGCGTTGCCCGCGACGGATGCGATGACGATCTTGCGCAGCGTTCTGTCTTCGAGAGGCCGGGCGGCGTCGAGGCGGCCGGAGGCGTGCGTGGTTTCGATGGAAGCCATATTGGTGCGCATTCTATGTAGTGGGGATCGTGGCATCGAGTGTCGGCCGCGCATATCGATCGGTCAAATTCATCGAAAAAGGGAGACGTCATCAGCCGCGCAAATGTGGGACGAAACGTTCGAAGTCGTCTGCGCAAAGTGCGGCGTGGTAACGTCACGTTTCAACGAGAACAGTTGCCGGCCATCACGAGCCGGCGTGAAAGGAGGAGACATGCGTCCAGGCACAGCGCCGCATTCGCGCGGCCTCGGCATGTGCGCCTCCCGTACGGTTTCGTGAACGCGTAGCCGCGCGCTGGCGTGTCGTCGATGTTCAGCATGCGGCGTCCACTCATGCCCAATAGTGAGGACGTGCTGTGACTTTCCTTGGAATCGACCTCGGCACCTCTGAGGTAAAAGTAATTCTGACCGATGACGCATCCGCGACGCTCGCGACGAGCGGCGCGCGCCTCGACGTGGCGCAGCCGCATCCGCACTGGTCGGAGCAGGATCCGCAAGCGTGGTGGCAGGCCACGCTCGACGCCGTTGCGGCCGTGCGCAGCGCGAATCCCGCTGCATTCGCGGCGCTGCGCGGCATCGGGCTCTCGGGGCAGATGCACGGTGCGACGCTGATCGATGCGAATGGCGAAGTACTCAGGCCCGCGATACTCTGGAACGACACGCGTGCCTTCGCCGAATGCGCGGAGCTGGAAGCGCTCGTGCCCGAGTCACGCGACATCACCGGCAATCTCGCGATGCCCGGTTTCACTGCACCGAAACTGCTTTGGCTCGCGAAGCACGAACCTGCAGTGTTTCGCGCCGCAGCCAAGGTGCTTTTGCCGAAAGACTATCTCGCGTGGAAGCTGACGGGCGATTTCGTGTCGGACATGTCGGATGCCTCAGGCACCTTATGGCTCGATGTGGCAAAGCGCGACTGGTCCGACCGCATGCTTGCGGCAACAGGACTGACGCGCGCGCATATGCCGAGGCTCGTCGAAGGCAGCGCGCCTGCTGCACAGTTGAGCGACGCGTTGCGGCGCGACTGGGGCATCACTGGACCTGTCACCGTGTGCGGCGGCGCAGGCGACAACGCAGCGAGCGCAATCGGCATGGGTGTGGCGGAAGCGGGCAGCGCGTTTCTGTCGCTTGGCACGTCGGGGGTTCTCTTCGCGGGCACCGATCGCTTTGCACCGAATCCCGCGCAAGGCGTGCACGCATTCTGTCACTGTCTGCCGGAGCGCTGGCATCAGATGAGTGTCATCCTGTCCGCGGCATCGAGTCTCGGTTGGCTGTCGAAGGTCGTGGGTCGCGAGGTCGGCAGCTTGCCCGAGCTTGCGAGCACGGCCAATCCCGCAACGGCGCCGATCTTTCTGCCGTATCTGAGCGGCG
This genomic interval from Paraburkholderia sabiae contains the following:
- the xylB gene encoding xylulokinase; translation: MTFLGIDLGTSEVKVILTDDASATLATSGARLDVAQPHPHWSEQDPQAWWQATLDAVAAVRSANPAAFAALRGIGLSGQMHGATLIDANGEVLRPAILWNDTRAFAECAELEALVPESRDITGNLAMPGFTAPKLLWLAKHEPAVFRAAAKVLLPKDYLAWKLTGDFVSDMSDASGTLWLDVAKRDWSDRMLAATGLTRAHMPRLVEGSAPAAQLSDALRRDWGITGPVTVCGGAGDNAASAIGMGVAEAGSAFLSLGTSGVLFAGTDRFAPNPAQGVHAFCHCLPERWHQMSVILSAASSLGWLSKVVGREVGSLPELASTANPATAPIFLPYLSGERTPHNDANARGVFWGLTGSHSTGDLAYSVMEGVAFAMADGYAALQSAGTTLKSASFIGGGSRSPFWANLCATATGITMHRHEGSDVGAALGAARLARLAVTGEAINEVCLAPPTLESCEPDRAQAPLLAQRLARYRSIYQALKAGFAESA